A genomic segment from Montipora foliosa isolate CH-2021 chromosome 9, ASM3666993v2, whole genome shotgun sequence encodes:
- the LOC137970145 gene encoding ras association domain-containing protein 8-like produces the protein MEDLRVWVDGVERIVRGASEETTCENVLVALANATGKLGRFALLEKWRDLERILPREAKPIQCLQMWGKQAGEVKFVLKLMKDKNARVFGNVSSVDYGNEEESLSFSDDPFHCSFQKSSLEKVVANQCNKFKRLESDLEIMQLRIDSCLIDEESYLYFTEEEINEDRITKLGQVVKLQSKELAAEENCLIELAKERQRHENLRQELRDQREKLHLLDVHISDLESVGRKIYSMRLSQDKKSDTSQSSTSYEEDDLEELGQDISATREELTKQRDLSEKQVEEVALMKKSLADLENLSREKSFHLLTLIGDPSPEASLSYYDLEKNLELDDASVENRNSNKFDPVPSSRSLSRDRTQGDLPHGNISKTQKTRSTGNFVLNGFDTVDDPGVFV, from the coding sequence ATGGAGGATCTTAGAGTTTGGGTCGATGGGGTGGAACGTATTGTGCGAGGCGCCAGTGAAGAGACCACTTGTGAAAACGTTTTGGTAGCCCTTGCAAATGCCACAGGAAAACTTGGAAGATTCGCCTTGCTTGAAAAATGGCGGGACCTCGAACGAATTTTGCCGCGAGAGGCGAAGCCCATCCAGTGCTTGCAAATGTGGGGAAAACAGGCTGGAGAagtgaaatttgttttgaaattaatgAAGGACAAAAATGCGCGTGTCTTCGGCAACGTAAGCTCAGTGGATTACGGAAACGAAGAGGAAAGTTTGTCGTTTAGTGACGACCCTTTTCACTGCTCATTTCAAAAGTCCTCGCTCGAGAAGGTTGTTGCGAACCAGTGCAATAAGTTCAAACGGCTCGAAAGCGACTTAGAAATTATGCAACTAAGGATTGATTCTTGTCTTATAGATGAAGAAAGCTACCTTTATTTCACCGAAGAGGAAATCAACGAAGATCGCATTACCAAACTTGGACAGGTTGTGAAACTACAATCGAAGGAGTTGGCAGCGGAGGAGAATTGTTTAATTGAGCTCGCAAAAGAACGCCAAAGGCACGAGAATCTTCGACAGGAACTTCGAGACCAAAGAGAGAAACTACATCTTTTAGACGTACATATTTCGGACTTAGAAAGCGTTGGTAGGAAAATCTACTCAATGCGTTTATCTCAAGACAAGAAATCAGACACAAGTCAAAGTTCAACAAGCTACGAAGAAGACGATTTGGAAGAACTTGGCCAGGACATTTCAGCAACACGGGAAGAACTGACAAAGCAGCGAGATCTCTCTGAGAAACAAGTCGAGGAGGTGGCCTTAATGAAAAAATCACTGGCTGATCTTGAAAATCTTTCACGAGAAAAATCTTTTCATTTGCTAACACTGATAGGTGACCCTTCTCCCGAAGCGAGCTTGTCCTACTACGATCTAGAAAAGAATTTAGAATTGGACGACGCGTCTGTTGAAAATCGTAATTCCAACAAATTTGACCCCGTTCCCTCTTCTCGGTCACTGTCCCGAGATAGGACGCAAGGCGATCTTCCGCACGGAAATATCTCGAAAACGCAGAAAACTCGGTCTACAGGAAACTTTGTACTCAATGGATTCGATACTGTAGATGACCCTGGGGTTTTCGTGTAA